A portion of the Selenomonadales bacterium genome contains these proteins:
- a CDS encoding rod shape-determining protein RodA encodes MRSILNLFHDNGQGVLLSVLALIIFGAINIYSASYVASGSGMAIKQALWAIIGCGAIYIFSKVNYWRTENWGMAFTILSIALCILVRLTGEEINGARRWLDLGIIQFQPSEIAKLASAMLAATYIGQTLRRGGSIKLISKTMGAILAMGVIILLQPDMGTAAIVIAIGVALFFMGGLNSKQVRALVGVVAASVIVCIMFAPYRMMRVLVWLGIEENRDIEYQASQAKMVIGSGGFGGAGWGGGLSKYSYLPESHTDFAFAVFCEEWGFILTVLCIVLPFVLFTHHGFRIAKQTEDHYGKMLALGMTLLISGQALSNMLMVMGSLPVIGVPLPFISYGGTSLVINMVCVGILLSIHRKNKSLERAKLKREQAEANDQQVVITESKE; translated from the coding sequence ATGAGATCGATATTAAATTTATTTCACGATAACGGGCAAGGCGTTTTGTTGAGCGTACTTGCACTCATTATATTCGGCGCGATCAACATTTACAGCGCCAGCTATGTCGCAAGCGGCAGCGGTATGGCTATCAAACAGGCGTTGTGGGCGATCATCGGCTGCGGTGCGATATATATTTTCAGCAAGGTGAACTATTGGCGCACCGAGAATTGGGGGATGGCGTTTACGATCCTTTCTATCGCACTGTGTATACTGGTGCGATTGACGGGCGAGGAGATCAATGGCGCGCGTCGCTGGCTCGATCTCGGGATCATCCAGTTCCAGCCGTCGGAGATCGCAAAGCTTGCATCGGCGATGCTGGCGGCGACCTATATCGGCCAAACGCTCCGTCGCGGAGGCTCGATCAAGCTGATCAGCAAAACGATGGGCGCGATCCTTGCTATGGGCGTTATCATCTTGCTTCAGCCTGATATGGGAACAGCAGCGATCGTTATTGCTATCGGGGTTGCCTTGTTTTTCATGGGAGGGTTGAATTCCAAGCAGGTGCGTGCATTGGTCGGTGTGGTCGCGGCGAGTGTCATCGTATGTATCATGTTCGCACCGTATCGAATGATGCGTGTGCTCGTCTGGCTCGGTATCGAAGAGAACAGAGATATCGAGTATCAAGCCAGTCAGGCGAAGATGGTCATCGGATCGGGCGGATTCGGCGGTGCCGGCTGGGGCGGCGGTCTTAGTAAGTACAGCTATCTTCCGGAATCACATACCGACTTTGCGTTTGCCGTATTCTGTGAAGAGTGGGGGTTCATCTTAACGGTATTATGCATCGTCTTGCCGTTCGTTTTGTTTACGCATCACGGATTCCGTATTGCCAAGCAGACGGAAGATCATTACGGTAAGATGCTTGCCTTGGGGATGACACTTCTTATCAGCGGACAGGCATTGTCCAATATGCTGATGGTCATGGGCTCGCTCCCTGTTATCGGGGTGCCGTTGCCGTTTATCAGCTATGGTGGTACGTCGCTCGTCATCAATATGGTGTGTGTCGGGATCCTGCTTAGTATCCATCGGAAGAATAAGAGCCTCGAACGAGCCAAGCTGAAGCGCGAACAAGCTGAAGCGAACGATCAGCAGGTCGTAATAACGGAATCAAAAGAATAG
- a CDS encoding spore coat associated protein CotJA, which yields MSETMRAKGFISEESILDLASASEDGCAFSVVKSQQFAHVYMPIQMYQRSLPLKEALVKGTLFPELWGVYPIPE from the coding sequence ATGTCGGAAACGATGCGGGCGAAAGGCTTTATCAGCGAAGAGTCTATCTTAGACCTTGCCTCGGCCTCGGAAGACGGATGTGCATTCAGCGTGGTAAAGAGCCAGCAATTCGCGCACGTATATATGCCGATACAGATGTATCAGCGGTCGCTGCCGCTCAAGGAAGCGCTCGTCAAAGGGACGCTGTTCCCGGAACTCTGGGGTGTCTATCCGATCCCCGAATGA
- a CDS encoding spore coat protein CotJB → MEREKQSSMLRRIQEVQFAAHELGLYLDTHPNDSAALVDFETVNEKLRKMVREYERQCGPMFSVGQTIRSQETWLWAEGPWPWEM, encoded by the coding sequence ATGGAACGGGAAAAACAGTCTTCGATGCTGAGGAGGATACAAGAGGTGCAGTTCGCGGCGCATGAGCTGGGACTTTATCTCGATACGCATCCGAATGACAGCGCGGCACTCGTCGATTTTGAAACGGTGAACGAAAAGCTCCGCAAGATGGTACGTGAGTATGAGCGTCAATGCGGGCCGATGTTCTCGGTCGGTCAGACGATACGGTCGCAAGAAACGTGGCTCTGGGCAGAAGGCCCGTGGCCGTGGGAAATGTAG